The segment TAGGAGAGGAGTTAAAAAAATCCGTCAATTCTTTCGAGTAGGAACTTATGACAGAAGAAGACCGTATCGGACTGATACGACAGGGAAACGAACTGTTCAATCGGGGCGATTTTAAGAACTCGCTGAAAATTTTCCTCGCCACCGATTACAAGGACGGCATCATTCGCGTCGCCGACCACCTGTACTATGAAGAGAAGCAGCAGATTTCCGCGATCAAGCTTTATAAAAAAGCGGGGTCTCAGCGGAAAGTGGAGGAATTCGCCGAAAAAGCGGCGGTAACTATCCACATGCTTTTGGAAAGCGACAAGAAACTCGAACAGGTCCCCGAAAAGGAAATCACGGAGGCAGGGAAAGCCCCCTCGGATTTCAAAGAGTGGAAGCCGGTCACCCTATCGATGGACGAGATTATCGACTCCTCAAAATCCAAACCGCAGGGGACTGATAAGAAAAATGAAAAAAAGTAACGTCATCCGCACGAGCCGTTTTTTAATCCCGTCGATAGCGATCTTCCTGTCGTGGAATCTGGTCGGCGCGTCCGCATCCGTGAGCTTCGACCCGAACTTCTTCTGGACTAAGAACGAAACCACCTCCCACGAACTCGTGGAAAAAATCGACACCTATAACAGTATGATCAACTGGACGACCGGAAAGGTCCGCACCGAGATCGCACTCACCATCAAGCTGGGGAATCCCAATATCGGGCAGTTATTCAGCGCGTACTCCGAGGAAATCCGCGAACAGCTCCGCCAGAACCTCATTAAGGCGCTGGGCTATCTCCGTATATCCGCGATATTCAGCCTCAAGGATTATTACTCCCAGAAGAACGACATCCGTTTCGAGATTATCGACCGGGTGGACAGCGCGTTCTATTACCCGCCGGTGCAGAAGAACAACCAGTTCCACGGTATCGCCGAACTGAACCTCTACGGGAAGGACGGCCTCGCGACCCTGTTCTACCGCGACATCGAGGGAGTCGCCCTCCCGACCAATTACCCTTCCTCCGCGTCCTCGGAGTATTACGACAGCATCATCATCGATACCCTCATATTCAAGGAATTCAATCCCAGTATCGAGATGCGGATATACGATCAGGACGGCAGACTCCTTTACGGCCCGGAGATCGTTGATAAAAAAGCTCTGAACGATAAGGGTATCTGCGAATTCACGACGAGCCTCACCTACGCGTTCAAATCCCAGCGTTCGGGCACTAAGATACTCTATATCATGCCCATCGAAGTAAAGGGAAAGTCCGGCTCCGACCTGATTATCCATAACGACGATGCGGCGAAAATAATGGCCAACCCGCAGACCGTGAAAGCGCTCAAGCAGGCGCAGATTGTCGTCGTGAAGCCGGAGTACAAATAGGCGATGCTATTCCTGAAGGCCGGAGCCGCGGTGTTATCGGGGAACCGTCTGGAAATCCCCGCCGCTTCCGCCGCCCCCCTGATGGAGAAGCTCGGCAAAAACTCCCGCCTCGCCTATTTCGATTCGTCCCGTAAGGCCGCCGCGCTCCTCGAGATCACCGATACGGATATCAGCCCCCGCCATGCCTATCTAACCGTTTCCCCGGTAAAGACTTATATTATATCCCCCCAGATCACCGACACCCTTTTTTCACGGCATACCGCGTTCACGTTCGATAAATCCTTCCTGAATAAACTCGTGCGCCTGAGCGATTCGTTGGAACTCCCGCCGGTATCGTTTTACTTCGCGCACGATAAGGACTCCCTGAGCGTCACCGTGTCCGACCCGATGAATACCCTGTACTCGCGGATCGTGCTTTCCCAGCGCGACCTTCGCGCATTCTCGGACGATATGATCGGCATCCTCAACCGTATCAACCAGGAGCTCCGGGGAAATCCCGACCCGGACACCACGCGGCTCTTTTCGCCCCTGCAGAACGCGTTCGGGCGGCTCCCGCTCCCGTTCACTACCGATATCGCGTTCCGGCGTATAGACGCGTTCTACGAGGCCGACGCGGGCGGATTCTACCCGTTCCTGCCGCTCGAGACCGCGTTCCCGAACTGCTTCGTCCGTAACCTGCTTCCCGGCGAACGCGCGGCCTTCCAGAAAAAGAACCGCCGTTTCACCCTCGTGTACTCGCAGGACCTGAAGTTCGCTATGAAGGAGACCGGCGAGCTGATCGAGTACCTTCGCGGGTCGTATAAGCTGGAGAGTTACCCGGAGAACGCGTTCCGCGAATACCAGACTGAGCTGGAATCGGCGAACTATTTTCACTTCAACGGGCACGGCGAAGTCCGCAACGGGCGGGGATGCCTGCTGTCCGGCGGGCATTGGACGGAACGTCTCGCCGATGTGAAAAACATGCGCCTCGCGGCGCTGAACTGCTGCCAGACCGGCTACCAGGCCGCCGGGATTGTCGAAAATCTCGTGCGTTCCGGCGCGCATTACGTGATCGCCTCCCCGTTCGATATCCCCGACGATACGGCGTACAATTTTTTGAAATTCTACCGCTGCTTCAATCCCGAAAACCCCGAACTCTCATACATCATTTCCTCGCTCATCGACCCGAAACTCCCGTTATTTTTCCGTTTATTTACATCATACACCAGTAAAATTTGACACGAAAAACGTTTCACGCTATACTAATAGGCTACAAATACAGTTGGAGGTTTCATTTAATTATGGCAAGCCTAATTTATGATGATAACAAGTTGATGAAGGCTTTATTGGAAGCCGGTGTCCATTTCGGTCATCAGACGAAGATTTGGAACCCTAAGATGCGCCCCTATATCTATCAGAAACGCCATCACATCTATATAATAGATTTGCGTTATACGATGGAGAAGCTGAAAGAATGCTACAACGCCATGAAGGAACTTGTCCTGAAGGGCGGCACCGTTCTTTTTGTCGGCACCAAGAAGCAGGCGCAGGGCGCTATCAAAGAAGAAGCGCTGCGCAGCGGAAGCGCGTATGTCAGCAAGCGCTGGCTC is part of the Brevinematales bacterium genome and harbors:
- a CDS encoding CHAT domain-containing protein; protein product: MLFLKAGAAVLSGNRLEIPAASAAPLMEKLGKNSRLAYFDSSRKAAALLEITDTDISPRHAYLTVSPVKTYIISPQITDTLFSRHTAFTFDKSFLNKLVRLSDSLELPPVSFYFAHDKDSLSVTVSDPMNTLYSRIVLSQRDLRAFSDDMIGILNRINQELRGNPDPDTTRLFSPLQNAFGRLPLPFTTDIAFRRIDAFYEADAGGFYPFLPLETAFPNCFVRNLLPGERAAFQKKNRRFTLVYSQDLKFAMKETGELIEYLRGSYKLESYPENAFREYQTELESANYFHFNGHGEVRNGRGCLLSGGHWTERLADVKNMRLAALNCCQTGYQAAGIVENLVRSGAHYVIASPFDIPDDTAYNFLKFYRCFNPENPELSYIISSLIDPKLPLFFRLFTSYTSKI